From Nomascus leucogenys isolate Asia chromosome 15, Asia_NLE_v1, whole genome shotgun sequence, a single genomic window includes:
- the LOC100602452 gene encoding olfactory receptor 6A2 produces the protein MEWRNHSGRVSEFVLLGFPAPAPLQVLLFALLLLAYVLVLTENTLIIMAIRNHSTLHKPMYFFLANMSFLEMWYVTVTIPKMLAGFVGSKQDHGQLISFEGCMTQLYFFLGLGCTECVLLAVMAYDRYVAICYPLHYPVIVSGRLCVQMAAGSWAGGFGISMVKVFLISRLSYCGPNIINHFFCDVSPLLNLSCTDMSTAELTDFILAIFILLGPLSVTGASYVAITGAVMHIPSAAGRYKAFSTCASHLTVVIIFYAASIFIYARPKALSAFDTNKLVSVLYAVIVPLLNPIIYCLRNQEVKRALCRTLHLYQHQDPDPKKASRNV, from the coding sequence ATGGAGTGGAGGAACCATAGTGGCAGAGTGAGTGAGTTTGTGTTGCTGGGCTTCCCTGCTCCTGCGCCACTACAGGTCCTATTGTTTGCCCTTTTGCTGCTGGCCTATGTGTTGGTGCTGACTGAGAACACACTCATCATTATGGCAATTAGGAACCATTCCACCCTCCACAAACCCATGTACTTCTTTCTAGCTAATATGTCCTTTCTGGAGATGTGGTATGTCACTGTTACTATTCCCAAGATGCTTGCTGGCTTTGTTGGGTCCAAACAGGATCATGGACAGCTAATCTCCTTTGAGGGATGCATGACACAGCTCTACTTTTTCCTTGGCTTGGGCTGCACTGAGTGTGTCCTTCTCGCTGTTATGGCCTATGATCGCTATGTGGCCATCTGCTATCCTCTCCACTACCCAGTCATTGTCAGTGGCCGGCTGTGTGTGCAGATGGCTGCTGGCTCTTGGGCTGGAGGTTTTGGCATCTCCATGGTCaaagtttttcttatttctcgCCTCTCTTACTGTGGCCCCAACATCATCAACCACTTTTTCTGTGATGTCTCTCCATTGCTCAACCTCTCATGCACTGACATGTCCACAGCAGAGCTTACAGATTTCATCCTggccatttttattcttctaggGCCACTCTCTGTCACTGGGGCCTCCTATGTGGCCATTACTGGTGCTGTGATGCACATTCCTTCGGCTGCTGGACGCTATAAGGCCTTTTCCACCTGTGCCTCTCATCTCACTGTCGTGATAATCTTCTATGCAGCCAGTATCTTCATCTATGCTCGGCCAAAGGCACTCTCAGCTTTTGACACCAACAAGTTGGTCTCTGTACTGTATGCTGTCATTGTACCATTGCTCAATCCCATCATTTACTGCCTGCGcaatcaagaggtcaagagagcCCTATGCCGTACTCTGCACCTGTACCAGCACCAGGATCCTGACCCCAAGAAAGCTAGCAGAAATGTATAG